The stretch of DNA gttttggcgaggttcagctggagatggtggtcggtcatccaggcggagatgtctgcgaggcaggcctcaatcgtagctgagatccccggattggttggggggaacgacaggtacagctgcgtgtcgtcagcgtagcagtggtaggagaagccatgggaggtgattattggtccaagtgaggtggtgtacagagagaagaggaggggtccaaggacggagccctgtgggacaccagtcgagagctggcgagggtctgacagtttgcctccccaggagagcatacggtcggaacaggacctcttttcagcaatagcggcttagcaaatccttctttaaattgtccaaggttttcattcaaaactgtctttggtgaaatggtccGAGCAAAGTAATATTTAGTGTCGTACTTTATAGGGATCTTCCCATGaataaacatcagccatgcctgttgagtgtctggttccttgggaagattataaaaagtgtcagcattcccactacagcctggaacactggatTTAAgttgtccattttcaatatactttaaaaacgttcaaactttctcctttgttgtttgCATGAAAGTACTAAACTATAAGTACTAAAAGCTAAACTATTGTCTGAgcagagggctggtctgttgGTAAATGCTGGGGGGTGACAAGTTGATGCTGCAAGTTGTGACGTCACAACTTGCACCGTTTCAAAAGCTGGCGTTTGCAAGTTTCAGTTTCAAAATAGTAAAATGTTGATAGGGAAGAggtttcaatggactttgaggttcattgtatgtctattttacacatcaaactgtcatttttcaactatgacaaggtaaatcGCTTTTGcaatcaattgcccctttaaagtaggctacacagcgCAGTAGGCCAACTGTTGCCTATATTCAAACTTAGGTGTTTCAACCTTGGGGTTGTTCAATCAAGccaattgcatatatttttttatttatttcctttCATGAAGTGTATTCTatggtgtgtgttacctctctttgttgttgttgttttttgtgtttgtttacctGAACCTGGAATTTTCTTTTGGAAGAATAAAGCTAATTGAATTGAATCTTAGCGTTGCTCGTTACCCGGATTCCCGGTTCAGACCATGAACCATgtccacacctcaccacacatcAGTGACAGCCTGGAAGGTGTACAGAACTTGAAAGAATGGTTCATACTCCCAACATTTACTTATCCATTCTATAAACATCTGTATTTCTAAAGCATCCTGTGAAACTTTCTCAGAGTGACTGTCAATAGTGTTCCTGTTCCCTGCCCAAAGTATGCAAGTCATGGAAAAACTGATGTCTGGCTTGAATAAAGGACCCATCTTGTATTTCACCATAGACTGGCAGAAAATactcagggagacagagacctATTAGCACACATGATCTGTAACTTAGGAATTTGTTTGATTGAGGACAGATACTCTGAATAAATAGATCCCTTGCCATGTCTGTCAATCTTAAAGGATATCTTTAGCCCTTAGGTTATACAAATCAACACCCTAACAACCAAAGAATAGTAAGAGAGAAAAAACATCCGTGAACATTCTCAATGATGTGCCGTTTAACTATCACCTGTTTTTCTGGTTTGACACCtttccctccaccaccctcctatGTAAACACCACCAAAACACATCACAAATGAAGCCTATTGATGACAACAATCCTGGGAGATGGTCATGATGTTTCGACATTATTGTGTCTCAGTATTAATGTGTACGCTAATCCCTTCATATTTGTCCCACTCATATAGCAAGTGCGTTGCTAGGTGGACCATGTTGCCCGACAGGCCGATAGCAATGGCAGTTTGCACACGTGTAAGAAAATAACCTATTTCGTTCCTCAGAGAGCAAGGGTTGAGAACACGGTCTCTGTTTTGCCACAAAACTCTGCGAGTGGTTTTAGCGAGAGTCGTGCGCAGCTGTTCTCATGGGCAAGATTCAttacgtgtgtttgtttatgtggcCACGGTACATTCCTGTGTGACAGCCACCGATGCACAGCTATCCACACCATGGTGCAACGTCTTTATTTACGTGTTCAGTCTGGGGCGAAGCTAAGGTTTAATTCATCCTGGCAGGGCTGTTGTGGACATGCAGACAACTTCACACATCCCGTTACACTGCTTGCCTCTGTGCTAGCACACCCAACACAACCCTTTtcgctgatgttgttgttgtttgtgacaGAGTCAGATGTATGAATTACTGTTCTTAGTGATGAAATATTGAACATCTGGAGAAGTGGCCACAgaaatacagtgtgtgtgtctgtgtcacttGTTTGACAATAAAAGCAGGGTTCCACTATGGGTTGGTTGGTCTTTTATGGGCAAAAGCTTAAACCACACATATCTACATATTTAACCCAGAAACCTCTGTTTGCCATGAGTAGTTCATATCATATCCTgcccatatatatatttttttgcattCTATCAACTGAAAAACATGGCCATGCTGAAGGGTAATGTCATGACCTAACACATTCCCCCGTCATTTGTTTTACAAATTCAATACTATGCTCATATTCTGTTATTCCACCCAACCTTTCTTCCAGTCCCAGTCAAGTGCAGACCTATAAAGTCTAGCTCTCAGACCCAGGAGGTCTGAGAAAGTGCAAGATGTTTGCTTTGTGGGAAGGCAGTAGCGTGTGAAGGATGGGAATGCATTTATAACACTTTAATATGTGGCTCAGTCATGTTATGGACTGTGAAACAGTTGCTCCATCAGGTCATATAATGTGTCCAGGGAGTGTCATGGTTTCTGCTGAACTGCAGCGGTCGAGTTGGAGAAGGTGATGTTATTAGTTAACAATGGCAATTGCTTCTGTGTGTTGAGGagggagaaaccacaatgaCTTTCAAGAAAAggagtaggggtgtgtgtgtgtgtggggggggagccATCATTGCTGCCCCTTgtttttttcctgtttctcttttgtCTTCAAGCCAAGTCTTCCTCTTTTCTAATTTTGGTGTCACCACTCTCTGCTTGATTGCAGCCTTAGATTGAGATCAGGGGATTGCTGTTGTTGTACAGTCTGTTGGACACAACAGACCAAATGCACCCAGTCAAGACAAGTCACGACGAATGAGGTGTTCATTTGTAAGATAAAAATGATATAATGCAtagttttattttttctttgaagGTATGAGTTAAGGTATTAAAACCCAGCTATTTTTGTTGCCATGGCTGTCCAGTTGTTTTAATGATAAACAATGCAGGCAAATTGCCTCCCCATTGGCACTGttaaagctactctgagctaCAGAAAAGTGAAATAAAACCTGCCATAAAACCAAAGGAAATTTGGCAGGAATACACCTTCAAATCCCTACTCTGGCCTCCCAAGGCTTCATCCAGAGACCTGAATGTACGGTATTGttgttttactgcactgtactTGATTTCCTAATTACCttggttcctgtgtgtgtgtatgcacgtgtgtgtttgcaatcAAATTATGGCAGACATCTGTGTgcatttctctgtttctctgtgtgtgctgctgtgcttgtgtgtgttttttgcatGCCTGGACAGTTTTGTCTGTCTTGCCTTGCAATGTTTACTAAGCAGTGGTTGTGTGAATACCATTAAACAGACCTGTGATGAAAGTTGAAAATCATGTTGTATTGTATCTTTCCCATACGTTCGATTCCCTAAATAGCATTCCAACCAAAGTTCACTGGTGGTGTATGTGTGAAGGATCTTTTATCAACATGGGTATTCCCATGAAGTGTAGCTCTGTTATCCATCCAATTCCTAGCACGATCTGAACAACATTTATCCACAGTATATTTAACTTTTAAGGTTTTTTTCTGTTAGGAAAATAGGTGATGAATGTGTGGTAGTGTAGTCTGAGTAATGACATACTGTATAATGCTATGATTGACAGTTGGCCTTGTTTACATCCAAGGTTTCCTGGACTACGAGGGAAACAGACAAAGCCCAGCTCATGATCTGACAAGCTGGAAGTGTTCTGCAAGGAAAAGTGAGTTAAGGGTGTCCAAAGGCAGTGTACAGGCTGTAGGAGATAGTAACCAAGCTCAGCAGATGTACTTTCAGTGTTAAGCAATGCAGATGAAGTGCAATTGGTCAGAGACAcaggtgttcctgtgtgttctaTGCTGTTTCTGAACCAGCACTCTGCAACCATACATGGCTTTGCATTGGCTTGAGCTGATCATTGGCATAGTTAATATGTGTCATAGTGAACCCAACAACCCTGGCCCTTACCACTGATTGTTAGAAGTATGCACTGCTGATCCTTGAtttttctgctgtactttctatatgcattataaaatataatatatttagaTCAAAgtgtaaacaaaataaataacatgTAAGTGTAACAAAAAGAAGGGGCAAATGTCTCATGAATGTCTCTCGTTTCAAAGGCTTGTCAGGACGAACAGAAACTTGGCAATCATCTTGAGATGAAAACAACTGCAAGGTCTGGACATGTATGTTACTGCTTCCAGGCAGTACTGGCTCTGTAAGCTGGTGTCTGTCACACAATGACACTTCTGACACATGTGATCTCTGTAAAAAGAAGAACACATCTATTGGATCTGGTTTTGAAGTCAGTATCCTGCTGAGTATCCTGTTGCATCCGGTTTTCTGACACGCCATGTCACATCAGCTGGAGTGGATACAGCAGGCGTTGTGTCAGGTAATCAGTGAATTGGAAAAGGTACATGTATTTatgatttttctctctctctctctctctctctctctctctctctctctctctctctctctctctctctctctctctctctctctctctctctctctgtctctgtctctctctctctctctctctgtctctctctctctctccctctgtctccctctccttctgtgtTTTTACATACCCCCATCTCTCTAAAATAGTATTTAGTAGCTTTCTACTTCCATTATgttcagaaaaaaaacatcccATTCCCAATCCTTTTTCAGCAAGAGCTCAGGGTGCTGCAGGATTTGACAGTGACAAACTACGTTTACTCCATGCTATTCACTTAGCACCATCTAGTGGTTTGTAGGCAGACCTGCATAAAATACATCACTTAAAAGCTGTTCTTTGTTGTTGCCGAATTTCAATTGAATTGTGTACATAACTTTGAATCTCAACAAAGCAAACCCAGAGTTATTTCAAAACATTATACTTTTTAGAAAATATAACATACATGCAATCTTAtttcatacaacacacacatttttttgtgtaaCTGTTTGTGTAACTGTTGTTTGTTTTACCTATGTTTAACAGCGTACATTACACTGTGTACGTTGAAGCATTCAAATAGTCCATACACAAGTCAATTTGCTGGAAAGTACGATAAAGTATTCAGGCAGTGGTTGAGGCCAAATTCTGACGTCAAATTTTAGCGCAAGAAGGAAATGGCCCTCTGACGTATTAGTGTCGCGCCTCAATAACACAGGGCGATTGGGCGACTTTTGGGTCAGGTTTAGTTTTTGGTGGAGAATAACAATGGCTTTACGGGTGATGCGGCTGGTCATCCCCCAGGGTACTGCGGTTTACCACGCTGGGACGACTGTACAGACGGTGAGATAATAAGTTACCGTACTAACCCGTTGAGGACAGACATCAAGTTCACATGACACCGTACAAGGACACCGTCCGCAAAAAGCCTGGTGCTTGCCAGAGAGATAGCTAaccatgctagctagctagaaatgATATATAGCGCAGGGACCAAGACAGGTTTAATTTAAGATTTTTCAGATAACTCTTTAGCTATGTGTATCTGACGTAGACTTATTAGCTAGActtattagctagctagctagctaacaattaGACATCTGTTTCCCGAGTTAGTCGAGAATTATCGATATAGTTAGCTTAAGTTGACCAAGAAATACATGTCACCTATTTTTTTATTCACTGGTGTTCTTTAGATGCTAGTCGTAAAGAACACACAGTTTTCTGTTCAATAGTCACTCCACTCTTCCACTCACGTCACTTAGTCACTCAGTCACTCCAGCTAGGTAGCAAACTACAATGTCGatatttacatttgtttgaatATAACTTATTTTCCACACGTAGGCTGGGATCCACACAGGCTCAGTGAAGAATCTGCGGTATGGCTGGTGGGCGTATGCTCTGGGTGAGAGGACAACCCCTAGACTCAAGGAGAACAGCAAGATCATCTCCGTTGATGGCAACCTGGCATCAGGAAAGAGTGCACTGGCACAGAAGCTGGCAGACAAACTTGGTAAATATACAACTATCGACCTCAATAGTATTTATAtgatgtatactgtatgtgtgtggatacAGTGGAATTTGGTTACTTGCTAAATGACTGATTGATTGAACGTATTTCTGAGGCTAAACGAGAAGAAATGAAAATGACAGCAGAAATGGAATAAATACCCTTTTGGCGTTTGTAGGGATGTTGTACATGCCCGAGCCCGACACCCACTACTTGGACAAGATGACAGAAGAGAAGGTGTCTCTTCCTTCGCGGTTCAACGGCAACTGCAGCCTGGAGAAGTTCTACCTGGACCCCAAAGCCTCGGATGGGAACTCCTACCGTCTGCAGTATTGGATGTATGTCATGAGGCTGCTGCAGTACTCCAATGCCTTGGAGCACCTCATCACCACCGGTACAGAGGCCTCAGCCCATCCTACTGGCGATGTAGAGCAGCGTTTTAGAAACTGGGGGGCAAAGCCCTGATAGGAGGATGGGATgcgtttcccacagattagaaagctattttTGGCGAGGGGGGTTGTTTCATGTCGGGGGGGGGCTGATATagtgatatagctgtcggtcttactagaacggcgtaggtatgcattgttgctgacgttgtgactgtgcgtaTGTGAAAatgacgcgtgagtgacagagagacggagggagagcagggaaaggaaatgccgCTGAACAAATACGCCGTGTGTTTtcacctaaatagtgttaaaaaaaaaaagaaacgcaatatgtggcggccggtgttgatactgtggcgcaccgccacgaattagtctatgtgtgggaaacactgaaattaCACCATAAAGTACATACTAGGAACAAAATACAAACAGTCAATAACAGTAAAATAAGTAACATCACAACTCAAGAGGTAGTGGGAAACGCTAGTGCATATAAGTGTGTTTTAAGTTTGGATTtaaaaaactgaaaatgaaGGAGCCTGCCTgatagagaggggaagaaaagtAGCTTGGCCGCAGACCTCAGTGACCTAATGTTATAGGACAGAGATGCTGTGCTGTGAGCCCTCCCTGTGCCTTTAGACTAAGTCTCAGCTGAGTATTTTGATGATGTCATTGTTTTAAACATTTGTTCAATGTTCTAATGCCAGGTTCTTTCTGTTTTAGGCCAGGGAGTGGTTCTGGAACGTTCTCCCTTCAGTGACATGGTCTTTGTGGAAGCCATGTTCAAGCAGGGCTACATCAGAAAGCAGTGTGAGTACAGGAGTCCATCATAAAGAATACATATTGTCACATTTCATTCATGTTGAAGAAAAGTTGAATGCATTAAATATGCTATAAAGAGAGGCTATAGAGCCTTTTTTTGGGTATATCCCTGTGCTCAACACCAACCCAGTATTTGTATTTATGCAATACACACAGTATTGCTCTTCAGAATATAAAGTCTGGGTGATGATGGTAGAGAAACTGCTGTCCATCTATGCCTGGACAACCTTGAGAGAGTGATCAGTGATTGATTCCCCTATGTTCTGGAACTCAGGTGTGGAACACTACAACGAGATCAAAGGGATCAGCATCTGTGAGttcctgcctcctcacctggtCATCTATGTGGACTCGCCAGCAGAGGAAGTGCAGAAGAAGCTGAAACAGTCAGGCAAGGTGAGGAGACGGCAGCCCCAGCTGGCAGCATGTACGACTTCCTGTCCATCTGCcagtttgtctttgtgtctctgtctacAGCCAACTGGCCATCTGTTATCAGAAGTCTTTTCTGATTAATTTATAATTCCTAATGCTCCATATAGATTGTTCTGAAGgctcatttttttttatcatatttATGTGCTCTCTGTGGTTTAGTACTGTAGGCAGCTTGAGTCTAAAGGACGTGATTACTTCTGTGCTGATTATGCAAATGGTCCTCAGTTGGAGGATCTTGGAAACCTCTGCAAATCCTCTAACAAATGCCATAGTCCCGTAGTTCAGATATCGAAAGAGGCACTATGATTCCTTGTAGAAAGGGGAAAAAAGGGCATAATTGGAACCTTTTCCCTAGCCAAATGCCTCCGTGCAATGCGTCACAATTGCAAAAATGAGTTGTAACTTTTCTGCACACGCTACCCATTAAAGACCACTCAAATTTGGCAGACAGGCAAACCCTCACAAAGCCTGGTTGTAATTAGCAGTGTGCAAATAGTGGTCCCAGAAATAATCCGGTCTTTAAAGATAATCACAGGGGCCTGGAGGAATGCTAGTGTGAACTGAGTCAAACATTGGGCCCTGTTGCCAGAAAAAACGGTCGTTTTCAGCTTGATGTTCAGAACTTTGAT from Hypomesus transpacificus isolate Combined female chromosome 23, fHypTra1, whole genome shotgun sequence encodes:
- the ndufa10 gene encoding NADH dehydrogenase [ubiquinone] 1 alpha subcomplex subunit 10, mitochondrial; the protein is MALRVMRLVIPQGTAVYHAGTTVQTAGIHTGSVKNLRYGWWAYALGERTTPRLKENSKIISVDGNLASGKSALAQKLADKLGMLYMPEPDTHYLDKMTEEKVSLPSRFNGNCSLEKFYLDPKASDGNSYRLQYWMYVMRLLQYSNALEHLITTGQGVVLERSPFSDMVFVEAMFKQGYIRKQCVEHYNEIKGISICEFLPPHLVIYVDSPAEEVQKKLKQSGKSYLQNVPLAYLKSIEDAYKKTFLPKMSESAELLAYDTTQIQDIERVAEDIDVLKFDKGPWMEQDDVTFHYTRMLVEDKQLVADLACIPRFLPEVTIGAHEFDANYYEYKSLPGKKYAPGFNADVGDKHIWLK